A genomic window from Populus nigra chromosome 7, ddPopNigr1.1, whole genome shotgun sequence includes:
- the LOC133698516 gene encoding uncharacterized protein LOC133698516, translating to MSDPYERVTGGRLTFKGGSLATLSKGIEKKRKKKKKPVVDTVEDAAPVAENLVSDAGEIIYTIDAAKKMKYEELFPVETKKFGYSEKKDLKSVEDALDDRVKKKADRYCK from the coding sequence ATGTCGGATCCATACGAGAGAGTGACAGGAGGGAGACTCACCTTCAAAGGAGGAAGCTTAGCAACGCTAAGCAAAGGAatcgaaaagaaaaggaagaaaaagaagaagccgGTGGTTGACACGGTGGAGGACGCCGCACCAGTGGCGGAGAATTTGGTATCTGATGCTGGTGAGATAATTTATACGATTGACGCGGCGAAGAAAATGAAGTACGAGGAATTATTTCCTGTGGAGACGAAGAAGTTTGGGTATAGCGAGAAGAAGGATTTGAAATCTGTTGAAGATGCTCTTGATGATCGGGTTAAGAAGAAAGCTGATCGTTACTGTAAATGA